GACCCAGACATCCTCCcacacccccaccccacccccaaatGCATGAAGAAATGGAGCGACAACCCTTTGAAGTTCATCCATAAAGAATTAATAGTGAAATAATCTAGTCCACTCATCCATTCTTTTCATCAAAAAATTGTTATAAGGTATTGTTATGCGAAGGAAGAGAATATCAACAAGTTTCCTTGTTCATCCTTATTACTAGAACAACCTTTTGCATCAGATATGTATTTCATGACTCATTCCTAAAATTATTGTGTTAAGAGTTACAATAATCTGTGTCGTCAAATTCATGTTGGCCACTAAATTTATATTCAATAGTGAAATAATCTCGTCCGTTCATGCATTATTTCCATCATAAAATTGTTATGAGATATTATGTGAAGGATGATAACATCTACAAGGTTCCTTGCTACCTTTTCCGTTCATCGTCTTCCACCTTCTGcgttattttttcctttttctcattGTATTGCAAAGCTTACGCAGTCATTGCTcttcttctcactattttgcaTCAGATATGTATCAGATATGACTATTTATAGTTTTGACTAAACTTACTGATGCTTTACTCTTAATCTAGCTCAATTAAAATGCTAAACAATGAACTCTATAACTACTCATGAGAAACTGTTTTCCTCGTTTTTACCTTTTACGTTTGTCTAACTACTCAATTAGGAGtaacttttaaaagagaaaaattgggtCAAGCATCAAGAAGAAGTGAAAAGCAGAGCTCACAAGATTTTAATTTAGTGAATGCGAAATACCACTAAACTCATTAGTTTCTCAATAACAATTGGTGCGGGCAAAACATAAATATAAATCTCTTAAATTTGTCCAAATATACATATATGAGAGTGTGTCCCTTCTCTCCTGCATCCGGCGAGGTGAAAAAAGAATATAGAGTTATGTAGAATACAAcattttcacaaaattcacaaatattAATTTGGAGTAAAAAACACCCCCAAAAACTTACTCTGCTGATCTCCACAAATCATTCACTTGTCCAGTTACAATTTCTTTGGAACTGGAATCTCTTAAATTCTTACAGTTTATACCACTTAACAACTGTTAGTCCTTACTCAATTTTCCATGCATATAAGAAGAGGCAAAATGGTGAAGCTTTAGAGTAGCTTAACGTCGAATAATACTTGCTATGATCACTGCAATCACTGCCACCGCCCACACTACTCTCTTCCCTGTCACTGTCGTCCTCAGACGCTCCTGGCTTGAAAATAAACAGGCCATGACCCGACCCTGGTGAACAAAACAACCAAGCGTGCACGTCCCAAAAGACTTGCACCGGTTGTTTGTTCACTAACACCGTTTCGTTTCCCCTGAATTTCCACTGCAAGTTTTTTATGTGAATCAAAACAATCCCATCTATACTTATCCACATTTCAGGATCTCTAAGACCTGAAGTTGAGCTTTCTACAACAATATCACTTTCTTGCTTCCTTTGATCAAATTTAGCTCTTGTTGAGAAACTTTTCTTACCAAAAACATGTTCTTTCTTATAAAACAATAAAGCATCCACAAGAGCTGGCCTTGATTTAGTTTTCTTGTAGGCTTTTTTCTTGTAATCACCTAATAATAAAACAACCTCTTCCTCAGAAACTAAGGCAACGTAAAAATCCGAACATGGTTCtggacttccagaaaattttgctGATCTTAGATCCCAATAAGCTTCCAATTGATTCCCATCAACCTCAAAAGTTTTGTATccttttttggcccaaaaatgccaagGTTTAAGATCAATCTTGCATGTTTGATGATAATCACTTTCCACGCTATCGACCGTTAGGGTCACGGAATGGTTCATAAGATTCTTGCTCCATATAACAGTCACGTTACGCCAATAACCTCCAATATGAGATTGGTACACACACGTAACGCTACTTTGCGCATTCTTAGGGTTTACAGGATCATCTGTTAGTTTTTGTACGACAGGcggttgagaagaagaagatgattgtGCCCTTGTGGTAGCATGATAAGCCATGTTTTAGAATATTCTTTTTGCCCAACATCTCAATTCATCAACTGAATAAAAGCAAAATTTAAAGGTGATGGAACTCATGGAATAAATATTTCTTTGTAAGCTATACGTGAATGTCTAGGTTGATGAGGCACTCATATACATCGAACGTTGAATATGATTGTATTATTTTAGCAGATCTCCACAGGAATTGTAAACAACATGCATGTCACCTTATAAGAGAAAAATTATACTCAGATTTTCATTAAGATATGTGCCATTTGCAGGCATGTCAATGCCTAGCTTGATTAAATGGGGTTGGCATTTGGTAATAACAATATTGAATTGAAATAATGCCTGGGAGTTTGAAAGAGATTAATTGGCTGTGGACTGGGAATTTTGGAGaaattttgcgagaaaaaggtaGTTAGTGTTATTTGGTTGAAGAAAGAAGGAAGTTTAGACATTagttttttgtttattatttgtctaactttttctttttgtgtggaGAAAATGTCTCTTGCTAGAGGCAGGGGGGCGAAAGGCTTCCGGGAAGGAAGGCCGCAATGTGAGAAAATATTTCTACAAGTTTCTAAGATCCTCGCGCTAAGCATTTACGGATGAATGATTAAAGTGCCCCACTTATAATTGACGAATTCGATATGAGTTATTATCATAATTAGTAGTATGTCGtaactaaaatattatttttggatcgAGGGTACTTTCTTATTATATTGTATGCTTGTACTTATTTTCAATCTTTTGTATGAAAAAATGCATAGGGAGCTAAATTCGACAAAATTAATGCTGAAGGAGATTTATTTTTCCCTTTATTTTCAAAGGGCTACATTCAAGAAAAAAGTTTTAGGGAGATTATTAGGAATGGAACTCCCCTCCATTTCCTTTCTCTCCCTTTTTCAAAAGTTTTTACTTGGATGAGAGACACTTGTCATATTTTAAAACTAATGGTATAGatttaatctatatctatatatctatatactatattaaaagcacgaaactcctatcgaaatgtcgttcgtcttttttacctcTTAAGTGCATTTTACATTGGATATAATTGtaattatatctaataatatttTTTGGGGAAAAAATCAAAAGTTGCCGTATattattgttttctttttttaggATTCTTTATAGATTTAGGATTTCCTCCAAGAATCGTGGTGTAttatcttttcttttgtttagcaTTCTATATTTAAAATTCTTTTATACCAATGTTACTTATGGTGTGTCTTGTCTTTGTTTAAGTTTAGGATTCAATTTAGgttttgtaacgatccgaccggtcgttttgagtattacaaccatgttctcctatttactgctcaatttgtacTTTACAATTGTAATATGAGTTGCTGGAGTAatgggttcgggtccggtgagatttttgaaatgaattgagacacatgttgaattatgtgtaaacgaccccggatttGAATTTTAATGGTTCTGTTacctccgttgggtgatttttgacttaggaacatgtccggattgtgatttggaggtccgtagtggaattaggcttgaaatagtgaaagttgaatttttgggaagcttgaccgggagtggactttttgatatcgggtcggatttcgattccataagttggagtaggtccgtaatgtcaaatgagACATTTGTGCAAAATTTATAGTCAATTCGGATATATATCATAGCAAGGTATCAAGTGAGGGTGAGCAGAGAAGcaagaaatggaaaagaaaatCACTGGGAGCGTGCTAGAGTCAGTGCAACGCGTGGATTGTGGCACACCAGCCCTctcaacaactttgaaaaccAGTGCATTATAGAGGTTTGGCACTGGACCTGGCACGCTACCACCTGAAGCTTTTCTTTTAAGTACTCATTTCGGGGGTTGATTTCCCCCATTCATCTTGGACGAATTTTAGGattttcctccactctctcaagaccaccaactcctctcttcttcaaggtaagcaatccccattatcttggtgtgaaattCTATCATTTCTACACTAATATTGataaaatctacacataaaatatttagatctttaaaaaatttcttcaagaactcaagggagggttttgcaagatttcttccaaaaaggtaatcctacacctttAAACTTACATTCACggatttattatggaaatatgagtatgaatcaaatATTAGAActcatggtatggtgattggaagccataaattcccaatttaaatgcataaccattgtagagattgaaaagtgattatttgatgaaattttgttggttgggtgtgaatgatTAGTCACACATGTAATGTTGGgaatataaattattaaagaaagatggtgggataaatttttggaaaatagtggtaattggatgaactaattctattgTTAAGAGATGTAGAAATTTATGCCTACCAGTTGTTTGATAAATTGTCTAAATAGCATAAACTATGGAATTGTTACAAATGTCGGTCCCATgggatgttgatattgtagattgaagttacttAGTGTAATTGATTGTTGTGGTATCATTAAGGGGGCGCATTTCAGGTGTGTTGACTAaattttctctcttagaatcgaattccataatgtccccataagtttcaagtatgattggctttagggtttttaattaaagatccaccctttatcatttggaattgatttTCGATAACTTGTGTTGTTTGTATCGAACTTATTGTGGTTAGATTTGAACCATTCGGAGTTGCATAATCGAGGAAAAAGTTATACTATTGGATTGAGATAACGTGATTGAGGTAaataatacttctaaacttggttgtgagggtatgaatccccgaatttacattatataaattgttttgaggtgacgcacgcgATAGTTGACGAACGTGTGGACATGCACCattgaaattgtgacttgaataaattctgtgaagttgtaaattaaagaatcatgttataaTTTGAACATTTCTCATGCGCTAGAGGAATTGAGctgaggctcttattaaagatcatatTTAGGCTACGTACCGATATTttggacccatggggtcgtgttgctgataaattatttgttttaaaaatgtacatttcacactcagtcatattatccattgtgaggatatttatgggatcgagatgtgcgccgcagcaggccatattggctctatatatattattattattatgagatcgggctacaagccgcagcaggccttataggcttaaTTGTTCtggatcagggctgcccgcctgcagcaggccttataggctttattattatgtggatcggggctgcccgccagcagcatgccttataggctttattattattattggatcggattgcatgccgcagtaggccatatcgtcttattatagcacttggactgaaggagcccctccggagtctgtacacacctcagTGAGTGTTGATGATTATATATTCgagatggacttcccagggcatggacttgccttgattatttatatatattgtgatgaaattttcctggacatggatcttagccgaatcatttatatttggggatacattaccccagggctggattaGCCTTATACGATATTGAGtaactgactgtcagtcgatgtgtatatatatacgggatggaatatccctgggctgTATTGGCCGTAACTAGTACtgagtgaccgaataatttgtgaccagtatttacctGAGGTcttttctactgagatgtcatattcctcatatcatgcagtattggtctatttcacttgtattggGTTTAACTGTTGAGCTTGAAAAcatgcctatatttttgtaccatatttatactggactgtacctgcggagctcgtcactactttcagcccagaggttagtcttgttacttattgagttggttgtactcatactacactctgcacctcgtgtgcagatccaggtgctttcggatatggcgactgttagatctcagagtgttatccgttggagactatcaaggtagctacctgtcgtccgctgaccttgactctctctttctctcagttattgtactgttttaTACTATCAGACGATGTTTTTATCAGTTAGAcgttgtattcatattagatgctcatgtcagtgacaccgagttttgagAGTATTTATATATGTGTTGTGAAGTTTTCTTTCGCTGAATTTAataattatgtttttttttaaatttaaaagatatggtggtttattgagattgtcggcttgactaatattgagataggcgtcatcacgacagatgagaatttgggtcgtgacaagttggtatcagagctctaggttgcataggtctcacgagtcatgagcaagtttagtagagtcttgcagattggtacggagacgtctatacttatcttcgagaggctgccgaacccttaggaaaattttactttcttgtattctatcgtgcggaattgattcaacttgaaacataATTCTTTGAATTtattccacgcattcgtgtgcgcatgtgagcgctcagtgTCAGTTGTGCATCACCAGCTTGTGATTTCCATGAACGAGATTCGTGatatgtattctgtgttttggtgatgggcaagtctggaggacttgaagcCAGGGTTAGACTGctgcttaagctcggtagcttcagttgtgtaaacttgtacatttggactcatatgtccggtactatccctatgagtggaaatTATGGCTCGATGAGAGGTTGCatggctatatgataagtatgatgtgattgCGGGATGTGTTCAAATGGGTTGAATATGACGAATAAAGTTACTTGTGACTCAGGATtttgctattgggtacttgattttttgtcttgatttgacgtatagtcttgaattatgagtgtattgaaggatctttcacgttataaaattgtgggacaaattaaattctcatgtcttgttaatgagtttggactcagaaagagtaagttattgtgtagtaattgtggttgcgaaagggtataacaagatgtcaatctgagactaagcaggtgggttatcttctgcagagtaatctacataggtgtgttccttataatgttgagtgaaGAGTTTATTTTCTACCAGCGGAgtgtatatgttgatatttgaatttgaatctggttgagaaagttgacttgactgtcacgagaatgaaagcgagcttagcggatgaatTGAGGAATTTTGTGGTTTATGTTacctgagcttgtgaagaattttcgttgaactggctgcagtattatgacagtaatagagtaaggatattgtgagttatgtaatgttttgttctatggctttgagccaagtgggggaacCTGCTATTGACAACTTGATTTCATTATTATGTGTTGTACTGGTTTCGGTTTGATGCTTACATGtgaatcggttatgacttgcaaagATTGAGATCGATGATAACTCGAGTAAAGAAATTCCCGAATacaggttatattgcactttatgagcatatgaaaatcatgggatgatcGAGTTGTTATTGTTGGATATAGtacgcacgaagtatgaatttgattggtgacGTTAAGGCAAGGTTACTTCTTTAAGTGTGGTCAAGCTAAGGGATCACGTATCttttggcccgtttgggcggtgcaatttagatttgagcagagtgaaGGACTCtctagaaggttctaatgggttcaagacaCAATCGAGAATTTTTTTTCGGATTCGTGTATGAATAGAATCTGGGATTTTCATTTGATGGTGTCGGGACTTGTGGTAATTCTCTAtaactatggattctatattccagtataagaaaggtgaaagaacaattttaaattcacataaggtattttcagagtaagtgttacggttgtggtacttttgtggtgcttaagaagaatacaatggcttatggacCTTAGGGTGGTATGGTTTATGTTAGGATGCCTTGTAGTGAGCTTTAGGTATGGATCgcagtgttctgacaaggagaagtgtcaacttgagggtaatttagAAGAAACTTGAAGTAATTAGGACAgctgggtagtaggctagaccagtatagtaatggtatgctcggttcttttggacaattatgatgtggtgagactttacagatattttggtggcaatattcttggatttggttacctgcgtggcttggtaaagttagaggaattcagttctgatagtttggttatgtgtaaatggattttGAAGAGTTCTCTATGGTTTCTACCGTGGTTTGAGCCgaatattttctaccggtgtgggaaacatattgtgtattgtgatttccttctgtaaggaagaaagaggaaggtttctaactaaccgggtaatTGATAATgaaattcttgtgcttgtcacatgatgacatgatagatgtggtgtgttgtgcgggattaagatttgcatgtacaaggtgtcagttcagttttgaagggaaggtcatgaattatggACAACATggtgagtttcagatatttagatgaatgctataactgCTCGATAATTCCTGAGAATGGTACGCATTTCAAAAGacacattgtgttttgacttacgaatgttcattggtattgcggtactcacctggttgataggctgctaatattcaaattattgttatgtagcacggaagaattatggaagtattcctagtgggatgaCATGAAGGATGTTTTAGTCATTTGAATgctggagttgtgatcagttacgGTGGTTCATATGTTCTACGAATTTGGGGACTGGAGTTCTCAAAAGTAAATTGTTTTGGGGCCGCGGACTGTGAAAGTGTGTCCAAGTTAACTAGataatagtatgtgttatggttaagTCATTGAGGACTTTTTAGAGGGCTATTTATCCATGCTCAGGTTGTGTTTGGGCTATAATAAGCCTGGAATCGACTGTTGAGCTTGAAgctatgatgtttctcatatCTGTAACATTGCGTGAGTTATTTGAGCCGTGATTGAGGCTACATAGGAGTTaaaatccctgaatgaacttgataaatgccTCAGTGATGAACAATTttcgatttgagctatgatagcacactttgtacatgcctacactttagcatgtcatttataccaatCCAGTAACATGAGAATCTTATCCTactcatcatatacatgtataccTATTTAAATGCTCCCATATAATATATTTGGACTGGAGGCCTGGGACTATACCGAGCGGATTATATTGATGctatagaacgtgagttgtccgtgcgagtgatgttaatgcgAGCTCTaaaagagctggttactgttattaaattcaTGTGTCTTAGTTCTACTatgtataatgagcttatagtaTTGCAATTGTGGTTgtagttgtattggtgtggcatgtcagtgggatagttgtgtttgataatatagggtcatcggacctagaatgggtactatcagatttgattatagtatatttgggaggatgacattaaaagtcggcttagaaagtgattatggttctggttggggcaagAGAGTTCCATGATTTctttgatctgataaggggttatgagattccgcgtgtttcttttattattagcAGTGTACAAAAGTTTTGGAACGAGGTTATGTGGAATGTGGTGTTTAATATAGTACTTGGTTGGCTTGGAGTAGTTATCAAGATCGGAAATGGTGCTGCGAGTATGCGAGATGTGtgatatatcatgtgattacatcttgagttatggctatggcttgatacagtttgttcggacttatacagtgtgtgtagatatgagattcgggtcttgaaaagaaattctgaatgttgaaaattgaattccaaggtttacgggctaaggttaaattaatgatcttCATTTATGTTGTGTTGTTAGACCTATATGGTATAGGGTGACaagggatcacccccgagtatatgcgtggtaaggtggaatagtgatgtgatggcttgaaaaaaactcttggcacgttcgaggacgaacgtgtgtttaagtgggggagaatgtaacgacccggctggtcgttttgagtattacagccatattcccccatttactgctcaatttgtactttacagttgttatatgagTTGTCGGGGTAATGGGTTCGGGTCCGGTaagattttgaaatgaattgagacacatgTTGAattatgagtaaacgaccccaaatttgaattttgatagttccgttagctccgttgggtaattttggacttaagagtgtgtccggattgtgatttggaggtccatagtggaattaggcttgaaatagtgaaagttgaatttttgggaagtttgatcggaagtggactttttgatatcggggtcggatttcgattccggaagctggagtaggtccgtaatgtcaaatgagacttgtgtgcaaaatttgtagTCAATTCGGATCTATATCATAGCAAGGTATCAAGTGAGGGTAAAGTAGAGAagcaaaaaatggaaaagaaaatcaTTGGGAGCGTGCTAGAGGCAGGGGGCCAAAAGACTTCCGGGAAGGAAGGCCACAATGTGAGAAAATATTTCTACAAGCTTCTAAGATCCTCGCTCTAAGCATTTATGGATGAATGATTAAAGTGCCCAACTTATAATTGACGAATTCGATATGAGTTATTATCATAATTAGTAGTATGTCGtaactaaaatattatttttggttcgAGGGTACTTTCTTATTATATTG
This DNA window, taken from Nicotiana tabacum cultivar K326 chromosome 15, ASM71507v2, whole genome shotgun sequence, encodes the following:
- the LOC107782320 gene encoding uncharacterized protein LOC107782320, whose protein sequence is MAYHATTRAQSSSSSQPPVVQKLTDDPVNPKNAQSSVTCVYQSHIGGYWRNVTVIWSKNLMNHSVTLTVDSVESDYHQTCKIDLKPWHFWAKKGYKTFEVDGNQLEAYWDLRSAKFSGSPEPCSDFYVALVSEEEVVLLLGDYKKKAYKKTKSRPALVDALLFYKKEHVFGKKSFSTRAKFDQRKQESDIVVESSTSGLRDPEMWISIDGIVLIHIKNLQWKFRGNETVLVNKQPVQVFWDVHAWLFCSPGSGHGLFIFKPGASEDDSDREESSVGGGSDCSDHSKYYSTLSYSKASPFCLFLYAWKIE